In one Roseburia intestinalis L1-82 genomic region, the following are encoded:
- a CDS encoding glycoside hydrolase family 3 protein: MERDSRKRAEALLAQMTATEKVGQLNQHLYGFRIYHVEDGKIIFTQELKDEVKKWGGIGTIYGLYRADPWSEKNYETGLAGGLSMQAYNQLQKYVIEHSRLGIPFLLSSECPHGHQALDGYLLPVNLAVGASFDPALYERAGQVCGRQLKQMGVDFALVSALDILRDPRWGRSEECYGEDPYLSAELARAIVTGIQKEGVAVVAKHFCAQGETTGGVNASAARIGERELWEIHLQAAKACCEAGVKGIMAAYNEIDGKFCHANRHLLQDILREQLGFDGVVMADGIAIDQLDIMTGDNIRSAALALKAGVDISLWDEGYTKLEEALKQGFITEKELDQAVLRVLTLKFEQGLMDKPYIDENGNRTASYSENGAVSFPTEAYQESEKLARESVVLLKNENVLPIGRAEKIALIGPNADDIYRQIGDYSPPMDRAGYETLKSGMEKEFGADRVRCYNGHEVGTAVSLAENADIIVLALGGSSSRFKGALFDENGAAKVQGVLEMDCGEGMDTARLQLPGNQNELFTAVCALKKPVISVVIAGRPYAIPEIAQDSDALLYVFYPGPMGGKAIAELLSGKYAPSGRLPVSLPRNCGQLPVYYNHTVSYPAMHYCDMEQGVLYTFGEGMGYSHMEYVDICLKKQQDVWIISGIVKNKGNIDDTAVLQCYRKVLSGELVPRERELVAFSRIKVEKGSQKAFEIAMDADKFRYFNESGAKIYKSKILLMDSGKIIFEE, encoded by the coding sequence ATGGAGAGAGATAGCAGAAAGCGGGCAGAGGCGCTGCTTGCGCAGATGACCGCAACAGAAAAAGTGGGACAGTTAAACCAGCATTTATATGGTTTTCGGATCTACCATGTAGAAGATGGAAAAATTATTTTTACGCAGGAATTAAAGGATGAAGTAAAAAAGTGGGGCGGGATCGGCACGATCTATGGTCTTTACCGTGCAGATCCATGGTCGGAAAAAAATTATGAGACAGGGCTTGCCGGGGGACTTTCCATGCAGGCATATAATCAGTTACAGAAATATGTGATCGAACACAGCCGCCTTGGAATTCCATTTTTACTGAGCAGTGAATGTCCACATGGACATCAGGCGTTAGACGGATATCTGCTCCCGGTCAATCTGGCAGTAGGTGCATCGTTTGACCCGGCATTGTATGAGCGGGCAGGGCAGGTGTGCGGCAGGCAGTTAAAGCAGATGGGCGTGGATTTTGCACTGGTTTCGGCACTGGATATTTTAAGAGACCCAAGATGGGGGCGCAGTGAGGAGTGTTATGGGGAGGATCCATATTTATCGGCAGAGCTCGCGCGGGCGATCGTAACAGGAATCCAGAAAGAGGGCGTTGCAGTGGTTGCAAAACACTTTTGTGCACAGGGGGAGACGACCGGAGGGGTCAATGCCAGCGCAGCGCGGATCGGAGAGAGGGAACTGTGGGAGATCCATTTACAGGCGGCGAAGGCATGTTGTGAGGCGGGCGTAAAAGGCATTATGGCTGCATACAACGAGATCGATGGAAAATTCTGCCATGCCAACAGACATCTGCTGCAGGATATTCTGCGGGAACAATTGGGGTTTGACGGGGTCGTGATGGCGGATGGCATCGCCATCGACCAGTTAGACATTATGACGGGGGATAATATCAGGTCGGCAGCACTTGCACTGAAAGCAGGTGTGGATATCAGTCTGTGGGATGAAGGTTATACAAAGTTAGAGGAGGCGTTAAAACAGGGATTTATCACGGAAAAGGAACTCGATCAGGCGGTCCTTCGAGTGCTCACTTTGAAATTTGAGCAGGGACTGATGGATAAACCTTATATTGATGAAAACGGGAACCGTACCGCCTCTTACAGCGAAAATGGTGCTGTTTCATTTCCGACAGAGGCATATCAGGAGTCGGAAAAACTGGCGCGCGAGTCGGTAGTGTTGTTGAAGAATGAAAATGTACTGCCGATTGGGAGAGCAGAAAAAATAGCTCTGATCGGTCCAAATGCGGATGATATTTACCGGCAGATCGGTGATTATTCACCTCCAATGGACAGGGCAGGATATGAGACGTTAAAGAGCGGCATGGAAAAAGAATTTGGTGCAGACCGGGTTCGCTGTTATAATGGACATGAGGTCGGGACGGCTGTTTCTCTTGCGGAAAATGCGGATATTATCGTGCTGGCATTAGGCGGATCATCGAGTCGTTTTAAAGGGGCGCTGTTCGATGAAAACGGTGCGGCAAAAGTACAGGGAGTACTTGAGATGGACTGTGGGGAGGGCATGGATACCGCCAGATTACAGCTCCCCGGGAACCAGAATGAACTGTTTACGGCTGTCTGTGCGCTGAAAAAACCGGTGATCTCCGTAGTCATTGCCGGGCGGCCTTATGCAATCCCTGAAATTGCACAGGATTCAGATGCACTGTTATATGTTTTTTATCCGGGACCGATGGGAGGAAAAGCAATCGCGGAGTTGTTGTCTGGAAAATATGCACCGTCCGGCAGGCTGCCGGTGTCCCTTCCGCGAAACTGCGGACAGCTTCCGGTGTACTATAACCATACGGTGTCCTATCCGGCAATGCACTATTGTGATATGGAACAGGGAGTTTTGTATACATTTGGGGAAGGAATGGGATATTCCCACATGGAGTATGTGGATATCTGTCTTAAAAAGCAGCAGGATGTGTGGATTATTTCAGGAATTGTAAAGAATAAAGGAAATATAGATGATACGGCAGTGCTGCAATGCTACCGGAAAGTGTTGTCCGGTGAGCTTGTGCCAAGAGAGCGGGAACTGGTTGCATTTTCCAGAATAAAAGTGGAAAAAGGAAGTCAGAAGGCATTTGAAATCGCTATGGATGCGGATAAATTCCGGTATTTTAATGAGAGTGGTGCAAAGATTTATAAGAGTAAAATACTTTTAATGGATAGTGGAAAAATAATTTTTGAAGAATAG
- a CDS encoding IS110 family RNA-guided transposase: MKIYVGIDIAKLNHFAAAISSDGEIIIEPFKFTNDADGFQLLVSKLESFDKNSLIIGLESTAHYGDNLVRYLVTELYQVCVLNPIKTCQMRKNNVRKTKTDKVDTYVIAKTLMMQDNLRFVSFFDLDMMDLKALGRFRQKTIKQRTRLKIQLTTYVDQVFPEIQYFFKSGLHQHAVYALLKETPSPKEIASMHMTHLANLLKVNSHGHFTKEQAKELRVLAQKSVGANDSAISIQITQTIQQIELLDSQLEKIEAEMTDIMKFNDSVIMTIPGIGYINGGMILGEIGDIHRFSNPNKLLAFAGLDPSVYQSGNFQAKTTRMSKRGSRVLRYALVNAAWNVVRNNATFKAYYDAKRAEGRSHYNALGHCAGKLVRVIWKMLTGEVEFNLE, translated from the coding sequence ATGAAAATTTACGTAGGCATTGATATTGCCAAACTTAATCATTTCGCCGCTGCGATTTCTTCCGACGGTGAAATAATCATTGAGCCGTTCAAATTCACAAATGACGCTGATGGCTTCCAACTGCTGGTCTCTAAACTCGAATCATTCGATAAGAACAGCCTCATCATCGGTCTTGAGTCAACGGCACACTACGGTGACAACCTTGTTCGATACCTTGTTACTGAGCTTTACCAAGTGTGTGTGTTGAACCCCATCAAAACCTGTCAAATGCGAAAAAATAACGTTCGCAAAACTAAGACAGATAAGGTCGACACTTACGTGATTGCTAAAACTCTTATGATGCAGGACAACCTCAGATTCGTCAGCTTCTTCGATCTCGATATGATGGATCTTAAGGCATTGGGACGTTTCCGTCAGAAAACCATAAAGCAACGTACCCGATTGAAAATTCAACTGACAACCTATGTTGATCAGGTCTTTCCGGAGATTCAATACTTTTTCAAATCCGGTCTGCATCAACACGCTGTCTATGCTTTATTAAAAGAAACACCTTCTCCAAAAGAGATTGCTTCCATGCATATGACTCATCTGGCAAATCTGCTCAAAGTGAACTCACACGGACACTTTACCAAAGAACAGGCCAAAGAATTAAGAGTTCTCGCACAGAAGTCTGTCGGTGCTAACGACAGCGCTATATCTATTCAGATAACTCAAACCATTCAACAAATCGAGTTACTGGATAGCCAATTAGAAAAGATTGAAGCTGAGATGACGGATATCATGAAATTCAACGATTCTGTCATCATGACCATTCCTGGTATCGGTTATATCAATGGTGGAATGATTCTTGGTGAAATAGGTGATATTCACCGTTTCTCCAATCCTAACAAGCTGCTTGCTTTTGCCGGTTTGGATCCTTCTGTTTATCAGTCTGGTAACTTTCAGGCTAAGACAACAAGGATGTCCAAACGTGGCTCTCGTGTTTTACGATATGCCCTTGTAAATGCAGCTTGGAACGTTGTCAGAAACAACGCAACCTTCAAGGCTTATTATGATGCCAAGAGGGCTGAAGGCCGGTCTCACTACAATGCACTTGGGCACTGTGCCGGCAAGCTTGTCAGAGTCATCTGGAAGATGCTCACTGGCGAAGTAGAATTCAACCTCGAATAA
- a CDS encoding glycoside hydrolase family 20 zincin-like fold domain-containing protein, producing the protein MYLLPKPKTIKEQDGQMLLCHSTHIVMTKEVAETEMHAAKRLQEAIRQETGLILPFSVGEVREGDLSLGIAKTLPEQTYEITIDEKGGQISGGDGAGVLYGVETFCQIVQQCGGILPCVQIQDAPDMPNRGYYFDQTRGRVLKLEELKKIADRMCRYKLNQLQLYVEHTYLFRDFSEMWRDQTPLTAEEILELDSYCRERHIELVPSLASFGHLCTLLSTKTYGDLCEMEDSWKEPFSFWNRMRYHTINVSDERSLPLIKKMIAEYMQLFSSNKFNICADETFCLGKYKSKKLAEERGVHRLYIDYVKELAQFLVENGKIPMFWGDIIWNSPELMKELPESMICLNWGYAPEQREDETRAIAQTGAVQYLCPGVCGWNQWANLIENSYKNITRMCGYAAKYHGIGVLNTDWGDFGHVNDPAFSVPGMIYGAVFSWNGEKIPFAELNRMISRIEYGDTTGNYVSHLAEICGQSVFQWREAVMYYENRCLKHELEEGEDLFRGVDQAGVDAAADALRDIYKKLLESTQAMPETKKQMQLLSVTLQGIGIWNAVGLLTESMEKTGSFDMQKGLELAEKLECWFMAYKENWRATSKEGDLHHIAEIVFWYADWMRRK; encoded by the coding sequence ATGTATTTATTACCAAAGCCAAAAACAATTAAAGAACAGGACGGACAGATGCTGCTTTGCCACAGCACACATATTGTGATGACAAAAGAGGTGGCAGAGACAGAGATGCATGCAGCAAAAAGACTGCAGGAGGCGATCAGGCAGGAAACGGGGCTTATCCTGCCGTTTTCCGTAGGGGAAGTAAGGGAGGGGGATCTCTCTCTTGGGATCGCAAAAACATTACCAGAGCAGACATATGAGATCACGATCGACGAAAAAGGCGGACAGATTTCAGGCGGCGACGGGGCTGGCGTGCTTTATGGTGTGGAGACCTTCTGCCAGATCGTACAGCAGTGTGGCGGGATACTGCCCTGTGTACAGATTCAGGATGCCCCAGATATGCCAAACCGTGGTTATTATTTTGACCAGACAAGGGGACGTGTGTTAAAACTGGAAGAACTCAAAAAAATTGCAGACAGGATGTGCCGCTATAAATTAAACCAGCTTCAGCTTTATGTGGAACATACCTATCTGTTCCGTGACTTTTCGGAAATGTGGAGGGATCAGACTCCGCTTACGGCAGAGGAAATCTTAGAACTTGACAGTTATTGCCGGGAACGTCATATTGAACTGGTTCCGTCGCTGGCAAGTTTTGGACATCTGTGCACACTGCTCTCCACAAAAACATATGGGGATCTCTGCGAGATGGAGGATTCCTGGAAGGAGCCGTTTTCCTTCTGGAACCGGATGCGGTATCATACGATCAATGTCTCCGATGAGCGTTCCCTTCCTCTGATCAAAAAGATGATCGCAGAATATATGCAGTTGTTTTCTTCCAACAAATTTAATATCTGTGCGGATGAGACATTCTGCCTTGGCAAATATAAATCGAAAAAACTTGCCGAAGAGCGTGGCGTCCATCGGCTTTATATTGACTATGTCAAAGAGCTTGCACAATTTCTGGTGGAAAATGGAAAAATCCCGATGTTCTGGGGCGATATCATCTGGAATTCGCCGGAACTGATGAAGGAACTGCCGGAGAGCATGATCTGCCTGAACTGGGGATACGCACCGGAACAGAGGGAAGATGAGACGAGGGCGATCGCACAGACGGGTGCAGTGCAGTATCTGTGTCCGGGTGTATGCGGCTGGAACCAGTGGGCAAACTTAATAGAAAATTCTTATAAAAATATTACAAGAATGTGCGGTTATGCGGCAAAATATCATGGCATCGGTGTGTTGAACACAGACTGGGGAGATTTTGGACACGTTAATGATCCGGCATTTTCTGTTCCGGGGATGATCTACGGTGCTGTATTTTCCTGGAATGGGGAGAAGATACCATTTGCAGAGTTAAACCGTATGATCTCACGGATCGAGTATGGGGATACTACCGGAAATTATGTTTCCCATCTGGCAGAAATCTGCGGACAGTCGGTATTTCAGTGGAGAGAAGCTGTCATGTATTATGAGAACCGGTGCTTAAAGCATGAACTCGAAGAGGGCGAAGATCTGTTCCGCGGTGTGGATCAGGCGGGTGTAGATGCTGCAGCAGATGCCCTGCGTGATATATACAAAAAACTTTTGGAGAGCACGCAGGCGATGCCGGAAACGAAAAAACAGATGCAGCTTTTATCCGTGACATTGCAGGGGATCGGTATCTGGAATGCCGTAGGACTCCTGACAGAAAGCATGGAAAAAACGGGAAGTTTTGATATGCAGAAAGGTCTGGAACTGGCAGAAAAGTTAGAATGCTGGTTTATGGCTTATAAAGAAAACTGGAGAGCCACCAGCAAAGAAGGCGATCTGCATCATATTGCAGAGATCGTGTTCTGGTATGCAGACTGGATGCGCAGAAAATGA
- the spoVT gene encoding stage V sporulation protein T, producing MKATGIVRRIDDLGRIVVPKEIRRTLRIREGDPLEIFTDREGEIILKKYSPIGELGQFAGEYAESLAQTTGYLVLVTDCDHVIAASGSGKKEFEEKPVSRQLEEAISERKNYQASAGDAEFMKVTLDDAGEYTEQAFSTIICEGDAIGAVIICNKDEKKKMNDTEGKLAAAAASFLGRQMEQ from the coding sequence GTGAAAGCAACAGGAATTGTTCGCCGGATAGATGACTTAGGACGCATCGTGGTACCAAAAGAGATCAGAAGAACTTTAAGGATCCGCGAGGGCGACCCGCTTGAGATATTTACAGACCGCGAGGGGGAGATCATCCTGAAAAAATATTCGCCAATCGGTGAACTTGGACAATTTGCCGGGGAATATGCTGAAAGCCTGGCACAGACTACGGGATATCTTGTTCTTGTGACAGACTGTGACCATGTGATCGCAGCATCCGGAAGCGGGAAAAAAGAATTTGAGGAAAAACCGGTCAGCAGACAGTTAGAGGAAGCAATCAGTGAAAGAAAGAACTATCAGGCATCCGCGGGAGATGCGGAATTTATGAAAGTGACGTTAGATGATGCCGGGGAATATACAGAACAGGCATTCAGCACGATCATCTGTGAGGGAGATGCGATCGGTGCAGTGATCATCTGCAATAAGGATGAGAAAAAGAAAATGAATGATACCGAAGGAAAACTTGCTGCGGCGGCAGCATCATTTTTGGGACGGCAGATGGAACAGTAA
- a CDS encoding metallophosphoesterase family protein has protein sequence MKFIHVSDVHLGIKPDEGKPWSEKRAQDIWDSFAEVIGAAVELKPDFLLISGDLFHAQPLKKELREVNYLFSRIPQTKIILMAGNHDYLRTKSYYLTMEWEENVYFFRQEEPGHFDFEEENVSIYGLSYWHREIGEPVYDSIIPEDRSKINILLVHGGDLQHIPYHPKHILENGFDYIAAGHIHKGGQQIPGRAVMAGSLEPTDKNDVGSHGYWLGTIDKEHTDIHFHPVKKCEYCHEVYPVTGKTTNFELCEWAKTLLAERPGYQYFRLFLRGKVSPDTGFDTAKLEEFDRVVDVTEQLSPDYDYEKLKENYKDTLLGNYIEEMERRPQDVVTKKALEYGVNALLGYKICR, from the coding sequence ATGAAATTCATACATGTTTCGGATGTACATCTTGGAATAAAACCGGATGAGGGAAAACCCTGGAGTGAAAAAAGAGCGCAGGATATCTGGGATTCTTTTGCAGAAGTGATCGGGGCGGCAGTGGAGTTAAAACCGGATTTTTTGCTGATATCGGGGGATTTGTTTCATGCGCAGCCGTTAAAAAAAGAACTTCGGGAAGTCAATTATCTTTTCAGCAGAATACCCCAGACGAAAATTATCCTGATGGCGGGCAATCACGATTATCTTCGTACAAAATCGTATTATCTGACGATGGAGTGGGAGGAGAATGTTTATTTTTTCCGTCAGGAGGAGCCGGGACATTTTGATTTTGAGGAGGAAAATGTCAGTATTTACGGGTTAAGTTACTGGCACAGGGAGATTGGAGAACCGGTTTACGATTCAATCATTCCGGAGGATCGGTCGAAGATCAACATTCTTTTGGTACATGGCGGAGATCTGCAGCATATTCCATACCATCCGAAGCATATTCTGGAAAATGGGTTTGATTATATTGCTGCCGGACATATTCACAAAGGCGGACAGCAGATACCGGGGCGTGCAGTGATGGCGGGAAGTTTAGAGCCGACGGATAAAAATGATGTCGGATCACATGGATACTGGCTGGGAACGATCGATAAAGAGCATACCGATATTCATTTTCATCCGGTCAAAAAATGCGAATACTGTCATGAAGTTTATCCGGTTACAGGGAAAACGACAAATTTCGAACTATGTGAGTGGGCAAAAACACTGCTGGCAGAAAGACCGGGGTATCAGTATTTCCGTCTGTTTCTGCGGGGGAAAGTTTCGCCGGATACCGGATTTGATACGGCAAAGTTAGAGGAATTTGACAGGGTTGTCGATGTGACGGAACAGCTTTCGCCGGATTATGACTACGAAAAATTAAAAGAAAACTATAAAGATACCCTTCTTGGGAATTACATAGAGGAAATGGAAAGGCGGCCGCAGGATGTGGTCACAAAAAAGGCATTGGAATATGGAGTCAATGCGTTATTAGGATATAAAATATGCAGATAA
- a CDS encoding ATP-binding protein: MQIKEAIIGQFGKLQNRNISFEPGINVIYGENEAGKTTLHDFLPGMFFGMEKGRGRGTLNSMYQKHEPWHAPSYYSGAVRFLVDGKPFYLERNFYYKDKKDILKNEADGEELSVAYGDLAMLLGGIDKETFGNTYDIPQTGAVTGKELADILAEYLSNAAEGGGANIQVQRAKAALAARKRELTQEVKTIHERKNEDIRQLIVEKDLLERDSRGLHANIADAGREIDQLKRVRVEEIGEKRKRLSEQERHQTVRMERQDAAPERTGAEKAGKSEWEKEQPDRMAGIGLCASALLVNTAVHHVTSYPSRLFFILQAVFFAGMILCGLYVGISHVIEKAKKEAYLSAQKNEMKAVTQETYADAGLRQAERMLLSLKESLSEKETRRYNIMQDLEAAKQPGGQEKELLEDIRALELAAAEIDRLAKEYYEDSLDGLGSAVSKWMSQLTAGKYDHAIVKEDGKLLILADGKEILPEALSHGTLEQIYLAFRLAVGEIVTKEEPMPVIFDEAFGMYDEKRLMQTLRALDCQIRKEQGRQILIFTCQKREMELLEQSGITYHKIVLE, from the coding sequence ATGCAGATAAAAGAAGCAATCATTGGTCAGTTTGGAAAATTGCAGAACAGGAACATCTCATTTGAACCTGGGATCAACGTGATTTATGGGGAGAATGAGGCGGGAAAAACAACGCTGCATGACTTTTTGCCGGGAATGTTTTTCGGAATGGAAAAGGGGCGTGGAAGAGGCACGCTAAACAGCATGTACCAAAAGCATGAGCCTTGGCATGCACCTTCCTATTACAGTGGTGCCGTGCGATTTTTGGTGGATGGAAAACCATTTTATTTAGAGCGTAATTTTTACTATAAAGACAAAAAAGATATTTTAAAGAACGAGGCAGACGGGGAAGAACTGTCGGTTGCTTACGGCGATCTGGCCATGCTGCTCGGTGGAATAGATAAAGAAACGTTTGGAAACACTTATGATATACCGCAGACCGGGGCAGTGACAGGAAAAGAACTTGCAGATATCCTGGCTGAATATCTCTCAAATGCTGCGGAGGGCGGTGGCGCAAATATCCAGGTTCAGAGGGCAAAAGCAGCACTTGCAGCAAGAAAGCGGGAACTGACGCAGGAAGTAAAGACGATTCATGAACGGAAAAATGAGGATATCCGCCAGCTGATTGTGGAAAAAGATCTCTTAGAACGTGACAGTCGTGGATTACATGCCAATATTGCGGATGCCGGGAGAGAGATCGACCAGTTAAAGCGTGTGCGTGTGGAAGAGATCGGTGAAAAACGAAAGAGATTATCCGAACAGGAAAGACATCAGACAGTCCGTATGGAGAGGCAGGATGCTGCGCCGGAGAGAACAGGGGCAGAGAAAGCCGGAAAATCAGAATGGGAAAAAGAACAGCCTGACCGCATGGCGGGGATCGGACTTTGTGCTTCTGCGCTGCTTGTCAATACAGCGGTACACCACGTCACTTCGTATCCGTCACGCCTGTTTTTTATTTTGCAGGCAGTCTTTTTTGCAGGGATGATTCTATGCGGACTTTATGTGGGGATCAGCCATGTGATAGAGAAGGCAAAAAAGGAAGCTTATTTATCAGCACAAAAGAATGAGATGAAGGCAGTGACACAGGAAACTTATGCGGATGCAGGACTGCGGCAGGCGGAACGGATGCTTCTCAGTTTAAAAGAGTCGCTGTCTGAAAAAGAGACCAGACGTTACAATATCATGCAGGATCTTGAGGCTGCAAAACAGCCGGGAGGACAGGAAAAAGAACTGTTAGAAGATATCCGTGCATTAGAACTTGCAGCGGCAGAGATCGACCGTCTTGCAAAAGAGTATTATGAGGACAGTTTAGATGGACTTGGGAGTGCCGTTTCAAAGTGGATGTCACAGCTTACTGCAGGGAAATATGATCATGCGATTGTAAAGGAAGACGGAAAGCTTTTGATTTTGGCAGATGGAAAAGAGATTCTTCCTGAGGCACTGAGTCATGGAACGTTAGAACAGATCTATCTGGCATTCCGTCTTGCGGTCGGAGAGATTGTGACAAAAGAAGAACCCATGCCGGTTATTTTTGATGAGGCATTCGGTATGTATGATGAAAAACGTCTGATGCAGACACTTCGTGCACTTGATTGTCAGATCAGAAAAGAGCAGGGAAGACAGATACTGATCTTTACCTGCCAGAAGCGTGAGATGGAATTACTTGAACAGTCAGGGATTACATATCATAAAATTGTTTTGGAATAG